The Phaeacidiphilus oryzae TH49 region TCGGCGCGGAGGGCGGCGCCCGCGAGGTCCAGGTACGCCTCCTCGGCCGCCCCCACCGTCCGGGCCGCCTCGTGGTGCCGGATCAGGAAGAGGGCCGCGCCGGTTCTGCCGTGCAGCAGGCCGACTCGCGGGACGGGGCGCCCGGCGGCGAGCCGGTCGGCCACCGTGTCGGCGGCCTGCCGGGCGGCGGCGGACAGGTCGGGCCTGCGGAGGTCGGTGCCGAGCCGGTCGAGGAGCAGGCCGATGCCGGCCAGCCCGCCGTAGAGGTCACTGGGGAGGCGCAGCCAGTTCTCGGCGAGGATCGCCTCGGTGAGGGCGCCGGCGGTCTCCGGGTGGCCCAGCCTGGCCAGTACGAGGGCGTCCCCGGCGAGTCCGTCGTACAGTCCGGGGCGCTGTGCGGCGTGCGGGCCCGTCGGGCCGGTGCCGTCCGCGAGGGTGCCGCGCCGGGCCGCCCGCAGCAGCCATTCCTCCCCGGCCGGATAGCGGGGCGCGCCCGCCTCGGCGAGGGCGTAGAGGACCCCGCAGGCGCCGTGGGCCAGGCCGTGTCCGCGGCCGTCCTCGGTGAACTGGGCGATGTCGCCAGGGAAGAGGCGGTCCTCGCGCTCCGGCGTGGCCGAGGCGAGGATGGCCGCGGCCATCGCGTCCCGCGCGGCCGGCCAGTCCCCGAACGCGGGCAGCCCCTCGCGTACCGGCACCCGCCGCGCCCAGGAGCGCGCCCGGGCGGAGCCGAGGCCGGATGCCGGGCCCGGCTCGCCCTCGATCTCCGCGACCGCCTCGGTCAGCCATCGCTCGTCCAGGTCAGGGAACATCCGCCGGATCAGCTCGGCCAGATGCCGGGCCTTGCCACGGTCCAGCCCGATCAGGCTGGTCAGCGGCAGGAAGAGGGCCAGTCGCAGGCAGGCCAGCGCGTAGCGGTCCACGGCGAAGCCGGTGCGGTCGGCCGGGGCCAGGAAGCCGGGGTGGGCCAGCGCCCGCACCCGGCCTTCGTCCAGCGGCGCGGCGGCCTCGAAGTCCAGCAGCGCCACGCTGTCGTCCGGCCGCACCATCACGTTGAACATGTGGAGGTCGTGGAAGACGATGCCGCGCCCGTGCACCTGCCGGACCGCCGCCTCCACCCCGGCCTGCACCCCCAGCGCCCAACGGGTGTACGCGGCCAGCCGCTCGGCCGAAGGCTCCCGGCTGATCAGCGGATACCGCTCGGCGTAGCAGGAGTTGAGGGTCCGGCCGGGGAGGAACTCCTCGACCAGGAAGTGGTGCTCGCCCAGCTCGAACCAGTCCAGCGCGTCCGGTGCCGCGTCCAGGCCCTCCAGGGCCTTCAGCGCCGCGTGCTCCCGGCGCAGCCGGGCGACCGCGTCGGCTCCGTCGGCGCCGAGACCCGCATGCGGCCGGGCCTCCTTCAGCACCACCTGCCGGCCGCTGCGCAGGTCGGTTCCCGCGTACACCCCGCCGCCGTTGGAGAAGTGCAGCGCCCGGTCGATCCGGTACGGCAGGTCGCCCACCGTCGTCGCCGCCCGCTCGGCCGCGTACGGCCGCAGGAACCCGGGCAGCGGCACCCACTCCGGCAGCGCGAACACCGGTCCGCGGACGTCCGGCACCAGCCGGCCGCCGGCGTCCTCGATCGCCGGCACCAGCGAGCCGTGCTCGTCGGTGCAGTACCGCTCGGTGAACCCGCCGTACCGGACGAAGACCGGCCGGTCCGCCCCGCAGCGCAGATCGCTGAGGATGTACGGGCCGGGCTCACCGGCCAGCGCGTCGCCGAGCGCCGCCACCAGGGTCGCCGCCGCGCGCTCGTCGGCCGGATAGACGGTGGCGAACTTGCCGCTCTGGCCGCGCGGGGCGTACTTGGCGTTGCGCAGCAGCAGCCGGCGCCGGGTCGGCACGAACTTGAACGAGACCCGCCGGGAGACGCAGATCTCCCAGACCCGCTCCAGCACCCGGTCGGCGTTGTCCAGGGTGGCCGAGACGTGGATCTTCCAGCCCTGCGCGGGCAGCTCGGCGTTCTCGGGGTGCAGCTGCACCCAGTCGCCGAGGGCGGTGCGGCGCCAGCCGTCCGGGGTCGGGCGGTCGGCGGCGGCGAGGAGGCCGGCGTCGCCGCCGGCGGTGCGAGCGCCGGAACCGGCACCGAGGCCGGCTCCCGGCGCCCCCGGCGTCTCGTAGAAGGTGCGGTCGGCCAGACAGTAGGCCTCGTAGCGCTTCTCCACCGGGTCCCCCTCCGGCCGTCGGCTGCCTGATCGACCTTTCCAGCCGGGCGCCGGAGGGGGGAGTGGCGTTCGTCATCACCCAACGGTGAATAACTCACTGATGCGAAAAGAGGCGTGAACACGGATCAGCTGTTCGACTCAGCAGCGGGAGACCCGGTCCTGGGTGAGGTAGCCGTGGTCGGCCGTCAGCAGGTGGTCGTAGCAGGAGCCGGTGTCCGTGCTGCCGGTCCAGTGCTCGCTGCCGGAGCCGTCGGCGGCGGTCACCGTGCCGTCGCTGCGGGCCAGCACGCCGGTCGCGGAGAGCCGGTCGTCGGTCCAGCCGTCGGGCCCGTCCAGGATCCGGCCCTGGGTGACGGTCGCCTGGAGCCGGTAGTCGTTCCCGTCCGTGTAGAGCGGGATGTACGAGTCCACGGTGATCGGGTACGACCAGCTCTCCCGCACCGCCCGGCCGTTGGCGGTGACCGTCGTCGAGCCGTACTCCTGCTGGGCCATCACCTGGCGCTGGCCGGCCGAGGAGACCGCGTCGGTGTTCAGGTAGTGGGCGTCCTGGGCGACCGTGGTGGTCACCCGGCCGTGCGAGGTCAGCAGATAGCCGGAGGTGTGCCAGGCCCGCTCGGCCCGCACCCGGACGTCGGTCTCGCCGGAGGCCGCGCCGGAGCCCGGCGTCTCGGTGGTGGTCACCCCCGGGTCCGCGTTGAGGGTGTCCGCGGTGAGCGCCCCCGTGGTCTGCTCCGAGCCGTGGTCGGTGTCCAGGAAGAGGGTCCCGTCCACGATCCACTCGTCCGCCGAGCCGTACGGGGTGATGGTGACGGTGTGCGGCCTCCCGTCGGTCAACTCACCCGCGAACGGCGTCAGATCGATGTCGTACGGCTGGGTGAGGAACTGGTCGATCGCCGGGATCGGGCGCCACAGGGTGGGCACGATCCCGCCCGAGTAGACCACCGGGTACGGCTGCGCGAGACCGGCCGGCCTGCCGTCCACCGCGACCTGCACCTCGCGGTACGGGCCGCCGCCGCACAGGTAGTCCGGGTACTCGGCGGCCAGGTCGCTCGGCACCGCCGTGAACCACTGCTCGTCGCAGCCGCCGCCCCTGGCGTACACCTCCATCCGGACCGAGGTGAGGTTGCGCGGGAAGACCACCGACCTGCTCGCCGAGCCGCCCGCGCCCAGCGACCACCAACCGGCCTGCGTGGTGCTGCCGTTGGAGAGCGGCAGCACCTGGTCGGCCGCCCTGGGCGCCGGGTGGGCGGCGTCGGCCTGGTAGTAGGTGAGCGTCAGCGTCATGTGGTAGACGCCCGTGTAGGTGGTGTCGACGATGTTGCCGAGGTCCACCACCAGCGGCTGGGCGGAGTGGAGGAGCGGGGCGAAGGGGGTGACGTCCTTCTCCACGGACCAGCTGATCCCGTCCGGATCCGGCTCGGGTGTACTGGTGCGCAGCACCTCGGCGCCGCCGATCCACACCCCGGCCAGCCGGTCGTACTGGCGGCCCTGGACGCTGCCGGACCAGCCGAGCACCACCTTGTTCCACGGCCCCGGGCAGGCCGCCGGGGGCGCGACGGTGCCGGTGTAGGGGGAGTTGTAGCTGTTGGCGAAGTCGTGCCGCATGACCGTCACCGAGCAGTGCGGGGTGTCCGGGTGGGAGACCGGCGGGGCCGCGCTGACCGGGTTCTGGTAGTCGACCTCGATCCCGCCGGCCGCCGCGGCGGGACCCACGCCCCACCCCAGCACCACCAGCAGGGCCGCGGTGCCCGTCGCGGCCAGCCATCGGGCCGAGCGTCTTATCGCGTGCATCGGTGCGCCACCTCCGCCTCACCTGAACCTGTGTCAGGACCATGCCCCACCCGTCACAACCCGCACAAGAGCCCGAGCCGTTGTGGCCGGTGATCTCGGCGGAGCCGGGTGCGGACACGGCGCGAATGCGGAACGATGAGGGCGGACCAGGGTTTTCGCAGCGTTTTCGACGAGCTCGAGCAAGCCCGACGACGAGGAGACGTATGGTGCGCGGCAAGCCGGCACGGGGCTGGTGGGGGCGGCTCGCCCACCCGCGGACGGCGGCGGCCACCGCCGGGCCGGAACCGGACACCGGGCGCGAGGGCCGCGGGTCGTCGGCCATGGGCGGGAGTACCGCCGGCGTCTCGCCGGAGGCCTCGGCCGAGGCCGCGGGCGGACCCGCCGAGCACGGTTCTGCGGCCCCCTCCGAGCCGCCGGCCCCGCGGCCGGTCGCGGACACCCTCGCCACCGTCCTCGGCCCCCACGCCCCCGGTGCCGGCTCCGGCGGCGGTTCCGCCGCGGGCGGCGGTCCCGGCCAGGACGCCTCGGCGAAGGGCTGGGACGAGGAGAGCTGGGACGAGGACGCCGAAGGCGAGCCCGACGGCCCTCGACTCCCGCCCGTAGAAGGCCCGTCGGCGAACGCCCATCCGCACGCCACGGCGACGGTGAACGCCGCCCCCCAGGACCCGGCCGCCGCCCGCAGCCGCCGCTCCTACCTCGCCGCCCAGTACACCGAGGCCGCCGAGGACGCCGAGCAGCGCCTGGAGGAGCTGCTGGCGATAGCCGCCGAACCCCCGCCCCCGGCCGACTTCGACTCCCTCCGCCGGCACTACCGCCCCCGGCCGCTGCCGCCGGAGGCCGACCCCGGCACGCCGCCGGCCTGGGCCGACTACGCCCCGCCGGAGCCGTCCGGGCAGTCCACTGGGCAGTCCGCCGGCCAGAGCGCGGGCGCCCGCAGCGCCGCCTCGTCGGTCGGCTCCGGCTCGGCCTCGCCCGCCTCCCGCGAGTACCTCAGGATCCGCGCCGAGGCCCGTCTGGCGTACCAGAAGGCGCTGCGCGAATTCCGGGAGCGGCAGAGCGAGTTGGCCGAGGCCTCGGCCCGGGTGCACGCCGAGCACGAGCAGGCCGAGCGGGCCCGAGAGCACGCCGTCCGCGAGTTCAACCAGCGCCTCGACGTCTGCCGGGAGGCCTACGAGGACGCCCAGCCGCAGGCCGTCGAGTCGGTGCTCGAGCGCGCCCTGGCCACCGCCACCGCCCGGCTCACCGACCAGCTCCCGGGCCTTCCCGGGCTGCCCGGCACCGGCAGCGCGCGGGTCCGCTACCGCTCCCTCACCCGCACCGCCGTCGTCGACCTGGCGCTGCCCGCGCCCGGCATCGTCCCGGCCGCGCTCAGCTTCCGCCCGGCCCTCGAAGGGGTCGAGGGCATCCAGCGCCCGCCCGCCGAAGTGCGGGCCCGCTACGAGCAGTTGACCGCACGGCTGGTGCTCCGCGCGCTCTACGCCCTGCTCGCCGTGGACACCGGCGGCGTCCTCTACGGCATCGTCCTCAACGGCCGGGTCGGCACCCCCGACCCGGAGTCGCGCTGCCTGGTCTCGGTGGACGCCCGCTACGAGGAGCTGGTCGGCGGCGACGCCCTGCTGCCGCTCCACCACGCCGAGGCGGTCGAGCGGCTGCGCGCGCTCAGCGGCGCCCACTCCGACGACCCGTACGCCCAGCACCCGGTGCAGCCCCGCGCGCAGCTGCCCATGACGGACGCGCCGCCCGCGCCCGAGCAGCTGTCCCAGGGCGAATTCGCCGCGCTGGCAGCCGAGTTGTTCGACCGGATGGGCAGCACCGGCTGGTCGCCGCGGCTGCTCGGCCGGGACGGCCTGCTGGCCCTCGCCGACGAGGAGGTGGTCTGCGTGGCCCGCCGGCCGCAGGTGATCAGCGCCGACGCGGTGCGCAGCGCCCTGGAGGCCGCCGAGGAGGAGGGCCGGCCGCGCTGCGTCTGGGCCACCACCGGACGCTTCCACCCGGACGCGGAGGCGCTGGCCGAGGAACGCCCGGAGCTCCGGCTGATCGACGGCGTCGAGCTGCGCGACCTGATCCGCACCCAGCTCGGGGCCGAACTGGGCGGCTGACGGCGTGCGGACGGTCGGCGGGCGGTTCTACGCCACCTCCGTGAATCGGCCCGCAGGAAGGGTGCGCCGAGGGGGGCGAACTGTCAGGCTGAGTCCATGGGCTTCCCCTTCCTAGAGAACTGGCGCGCCCGGCACGGGATCTCCCGCGGGATCGCCGTCTTCCACGGCCGGGACGGCGGTGACGGCGCCACCGGCGGGGGTCCCGACGCGGCGACCCTCAACGAGCTGCTCTCCGAGTGCGAACTCCTGCGCGAGCAGGCCATAGCCGCCGGAGTGGAGCTCGACGACACCCCGCGCTCGCTGGAACGCCTCGACCAGCTGCTGCCGCGCTGGCGCGAGGACCCGGACACCGCCTCCTGGCTCGGCAACGACGCCGGGCTCTACCTCGGCACCGTGATCGTCCAGCGGATCGCGCGCGCCGCCTGGCAGCTGTGGCCGAACGGCCACCCCGTCGTCCTGCTGGCCAGCGGGCGGGAACTGGACGTGGTGGAGCTCGGCCACGCGTGGGCGATCGAGGGCGCCCCCGAACTCTCCGCGATCTACAACGAGGTGTCCGAGGGCTGACCGCGGCCTCAGCCCGCGGCCTCACCCCGCGGCCTCAGCCCGCGGCCACCGCGCAGGCGGTCCGCCGGCCCTGGCCCGGGTTGTGGATCGCGATCAGGTACCGGGTGCCGGAGGGGCAGCTCCGGCCCGGCGGCCTGGTGATGGCGACCACCCGGTACTGCGCGGCGGGCCGGGCCCCGCGGCCGCACGCGGTCTCCCGGACCGGGGTGCCGCCCGCCCCCGGGCCGCCCACCGCGGCCAGGCAGTCGCCGACGACGATCCCGCTGCCGCCGCCCTGCCCCGGGTCCCCCGGATGCGGGCCGTGCAGCTTCCGCAGGCAGGCCACCCCGGCCGGCACCGAGGCGGGCGCCCCGGCGACGCCGCCGACCGCGGCGCCGAGCACGGTGGTCAGCCCCAGCTCGAAGTCGGTGTTCGCCGGGCAGGGCGGGGGCGAGGCAGTCCCGGCCGGCAGCCGCAGCGTCACCCTGCCGTAGGCCGACCGGTCCGAGCAGGCCACCTGGCGGAAGGACAGCCCGGTCCGGCCGCGCCGCTCGGCCACGCACGCGCCCGCGGGAAGGATGGAGCCGCCGCCGGAGGCGCCGGGCGTCCCCGGCGGCAGCTGCAGGATGCCCGAGGCTCCGGGCCGCAGCAGGGTCCCGTGCGAGCCGCCCGACCCGCCCGAGCCGCCAGAACCGCCCGACCCCGATGAGCCCGCAGAACTCCCGCCCGCGCCCGCGCCGGCTCCGGTCCCAGCCCCGCCGCCGGTCCGGGCCCGGGCGTCCGCCGAGCTCGCGACGGTCGAGGTCGACGGCGCGGACGAGCGGGTCGCGGCGGGCGTGCCCGCGCCCCCGGAGTCCGCCGCCGACGGCGCCGCCTTTCGTCCGCCGTAAGCCCCCTGAGCAGCCGAAGACCCCTGGCCGCCGTCCGGCCCCGCCGGGAGGAGGGACACCCGCGCCGAGGCGCTCCCGGTGCCCGTTCCCGTGCCAGGACCCGCCGTGCCGTCCTCGCCGACCCCGGCGGCCGTGGCGAGCAGCCCGGCGGCCAGCAGCGCGCCGAGCGCGAACCCGGCGCGCGAACCTCCGCGTCCGCTACGCATGGACGTGCCTCCCCCGGTGCCACGTGTCCTCCCCCGGCGACAGCCCGGCGCCTGGCACCTTCCGGCAGCGTACGCATCCGGAGGGGGCGGCACACCACCGCGAACCGGCCGTTGTGCCGCTTCCCCGCGGCGGACACCCCTACTCTCGCGACACCTGACCGCTCGGCGCCCCGCTGGGCTCAGTGCACGGGGGAGCCGGTGGCCCGCCCGGTCGAGACCGGCTGCAACGGCAGTCCGTCCAGCAGCGCGTTCGCCGGGATCCGGGCGACCGGCGCGGAGAAGACGACCAGCGCGTACCCGCCAGGCAGCTCCCCGTCGCCGGCCGCGGCGGTGGCCCCGGGCGTGGAGCCGGGCGTGGAACCCGGTGTGGAGCCGAGGCACTGCATCCCGCTGCCGCCGATCCGACGGACCGTCAGCTGGTCACCGGTGCGCCATAGCTGGGCGCTCTCCGGGAAGCGGCAGTGCACGGCGAACACCGAGACGATGAACGCCTCGCCAGAAGGGGGCGGTCCGGCGAGGCTGACCTGGAGCCGCCGGGCGGCGGCGGGGTCGCCGTCCGCGCGCAGCCGCGCGGCCAGGACGGCGATGTCGGTTCCGGTGCTCAGGACGGTGCGGAGGTTCGGCTCGGGCCGCGGCATCGGCGTCAGCAGCCGCAGACCGGTGTCCACCCGGTAGGTCCCGCCGCCGGGGGCGGGGGAGCTGCCGGGCGCGCCGGTGCTGGTCACCGTGCCCGGGGCGCTGGGCGTCGGGGTGGCCGAGCCGCCGCCGTTCCCGCTGCTGCACGCGGTCAGTCCGGTGCCGCCGACCACCAGGGCGATCGCCCCGGCGAGCAGCCGGCCGCGCGGTCCGAGCAGCCGCCGCCGCCCGTCCAGCCGGCGGCGGCCGCGCCCGGGTGCCGGAAGCGCGCGGGGCGTCAACGAAGGACGCCCGTCGCCGCGCTGAAGCACCGTCATGTCGGTGGGACGGCGGAGACCGTGAACCGGTTCCCCTCTCCGGGCCGGTCCCGTCCGCCCCGTACGGACGATCTCCACGGGCGGGCCGGGACGGCCCCCAGCAGGATGTTCGGCGAGGGGCACCGCCGGCTCAGTCCAGCCGGCGGGGCACGGACGGGCCGCTGAGGGCAGGGCCCGGAGGCGGCCGGCGGTCGTCCGCCAGGGCAGCGGGCGGCCGCCGGCCGTCGCGTTCCGCCGGAGCCGGCTCGGGGTCGCCGGGAATCCTCCGGGGGAGCCGGTGGTTCCGAGTACTCCGGAAGAGTGATTATCATTCTCAATAAGGCCCCGTGCTGAACCCCGCGCCCGACGTCCCCGACGTGCCAGAGGCCCGGCCGATTCGGCTCGGCGGTCCGGAACGCGTACGGGACTTCGGGAGCGCCGGGAGGGCGAGATGCCGGTAGTGGTGGCGGCAGGGGCCATGCTGATGACCCTGCTCGGGGGGCTGGTGGCCGGCCGGGTCGGCGACCGCCGGCACCTGGTCCTCGGCCTGGCCGCGGGACTGATGCTCGGTGTGGTCGCCTTCGACCTGATCCCCGAGGCGCTGCACGCGGCCGACTTCCAGTGGTTCGGCGTCCCGTCGGCCCTGGTGCTCGCCACCGGGGGATTCCTGCTGCTCCACATCGTGGAGCGGTCGATCGCCATCCACCGCGCCCACGAGGGCGAGTACGCCGCCCACAGCCATGACGGCCGGCACCTGACCGGCGGCCCCGACGGAGTCCCCGGTCAGGGACACGGCCATGGCCATGGTCACGGTGCCGGGCACGGTCATGCCCACGGCCACGGCTTCGCGATAGTGGACGGGCGCGCCCAGGGGCTCGGCCTCGCCGCGGCCGGCGGGCTGGTGGTGCACAGCATGATGGACGGCTTCGCGATCGGAGCCGCCTTCCAGGCCAGCAACACCATCGGCGCGGTGGTCGCGGTCGCCGTCATCGCCCACGACTTCGCGGACGGCTTCAACACCTACACCATCACCAGCCTCTACGGGAACGACCGGCGGCGCGCCCTCACCCTCCTCGCCTGCGACGCCCTGGCGCCGATCGTCGGCGCGGCGATCACCCTCGCCTTCGACATCCCCGAGCAGGTACTCGGCCTCTACCTGGGCTTCTTCTCCGGGGTGCTGCTCTACCTGGCGACCTCGGACATCCTCCCCGAGGCCCACGCCCAGCACCCCTCCCGCGCCACCCTGGTCTGCACCGTGGCGGGCGCCGCCTTCATGTGGCTGGTCATCGGCCTGGCCGGCTGACCGTCAGCCCGCCGCGGCCCGCCGGTAGAGCGCCGCGATCCCGGACCCGAGGTAACTGGCGTAGGAGACGCCGGCGGTGGTGCCGCCCTGCTGGTAGCCACCGATCACGGCGAGGACGGTCTCCCGTCCGTTCGCCCCGCCGGCGCCGCGGGCCAGCAGCGGGCCGCCGCTGGTGCCGTCGGGCAGCCCCGGGCAGACGAACCGCAGCTGCCGCTGGGCGCGGAAGACGGACAGCCGGGCCGCGCAGTACACCGGGCGCTCGGACCGGTCGGGATAGCCGACCGCCACCGCGGAGCCGCCGGCCCGGGGCCGGAAGCGGATCGCCTCCGAGCCGACCGCGTCCTCCACCGGCAGGCTGCCGGCGGTGGTCGCGAAGGCCACGTCGTAGTCCGGGTCGTGGGAGCGCGACCAGTGCGGGTCGACGAAGATCTGGGCGATCCGCCAGCGGCCGTAGGGGGCGCGGCCGTCCCGGTAGCCGGGGACGAAGACCGCTCCGGGGTTCGAGCCCGCGCGTCCGCCCAGGCAGTGGGCGGCCGTGACGATCAGGTCGCGCCGCGGGCTGTCCACGACGGAGGCGGTGCAGAAGTGGTGCCGGGGTTGCGGCTCGCCGGAGAAGAGGGCGCCGATCCGGGGCGCACCGGCGAAGGAGACCGATCCGGGGGCTGCCGCGGCGGCGGCGACGGCGGGCGCGCAGACGGCTCCGCCGAGCACCCCGCAGACGGCGAGCGCTGCGCGCGAGCGCCAAGAGATCCTCATGCGCTCGATGCTGGGCGCGGGCCGCCGGGGGCCGCCAACTGTGTTGCGCTGCTTGGTCTAGAGGGAGGTGCGGCGAGAGCACCGCCCACCCCGCCCGCTCAGTGCACCCGGCGCGCCCCGCCGCTCCGCAGCGGGCCCGCCGCCGCGTCCGCCGCGCGGAGCGCGCGCAGCGCCGTCGCGCGGTCGGCGGGGTCGAGGGGCGCGAAGTACTCCTCGGCGACCTCGCGCCGCACGGCCACCAGCCGCTGCACGGACTCCCGGCCGGCTGCCGTCAGCCGCAGCAGCGTGGCCCGCCGGTCGGCCGGATCCGGCGCGCGCTCCACCAGTCCGGCCGCCTCCAGCGCGTCCACCACGGTGGTGGCCGAGCGCGGGGCGATCCGCAGCCGCTCGGCCAGCTCGTTGAGCCGCATCTCCCGCCCGCCGGCGTCGGCCGTCCCGGCGTCGGCCGTCCCCTCGTCGACCGCCTCGGCGCCGTTCCCCTCGCGGCGGCCGCGCGCCAGTACGTCCAGCGCCCGGCCCTGACTCGGCGTCATCCCGTGCGGGGCGAGGCGGTGGAAGGTCTCCCGGCGGATCCGCCTGGACGCCCGCTGCACCGCGTCAGCCAACTCGGCGGCCTCGTCGCCCCTGCCGTCCATGCCGTCCTTCCTCTCCCGAGTCCCCCGCACGCATCGACGGAGCCAGGCTCGCAATATGTCAGTCCGCGTCCGGCAGGGCCAGTTTGAAGCCCACATGGCTGTCCACGAAGCCCAGCCGCCGGTAGAAGCGGTGGGCGTCGGTGCGGCCGGCGTCCGAGGTCAGCTGGACCAGCCCCGCGCCCCGCCGCCGGGACTCCGCGACGGCCCACTCGATCAGCTCGGTGCCCAGCCCGCGTCCGCGCTCGGACGCGTCGACCCGCACCGCCTCGATGACGGTGCGGACCGTCCCGCGCCGGGAGAGCCCCGGGATCGTCGTCAGCTGGAGCGTCCCCACCACCCGGCCGCCGCGCTCGGCGACGGCCAGGTACTGGTTCGGGTCGGCCGCTATCCGCTCGAAGGCGGCCCGGTAGAGCTCGGGCCGGTCGGGCGACTCCCGGGCCGCGCCCAGGGGGTCGTCGGCCAGCATGGCCACCAGCGCCGGGAGGTCCTCGGCCACTGCCGGGCGGATGATCAGATCACCCATGCCCGGCAGCCTACGGCGGTGCGCCGGCCCGCCGGCCCGCCTCCGGCGCCGACCGTCCCGCTCAACCCGCCGGCGCCTCCGATATCACCGAGAACCGCGCCCCCGACGGGTCCGTGAGGTGCGCCCAGCGGCCCACCCCCTCCACCGTCATCGCCGGACGGACCAGCGCGGCGCCGTGCCGGCGCGCCGTGGCCACCGTCGCGTCGCAGTCCGCGACGGCGAAGTAGAGCTGCCACAGCGGCGTCACCCCGGCGGAGGCCATCTCCGGCACGATCGGCACGATCCCGCCGATCGTCCGCTCCTCCACCGAGCCCTTCCCGGCGCGGGACATCACGGTGTACGTCCCGCCGCCCGGGAGCCCCGGCATCTCGTGGTCGGTGAACTCCCAGTCGAAGACCGTGGAGTAGAACCGCCGCACCGCCGCCGGGTCGGTGGTGTAGAGCTCCGTCCAGGTCAGCGAGCCCGGCTCGGACACCCGCTCGAGACCCGGGACGGTGCCCGGCTGCCAGAGGGCGAACCGGGCGCCGGCCGGATCGGCGAGGACGGCCATCCGCCCCATCGGGCCGACGTCCCCCGGCGGCACCAGCACCGAGCCGCCGGCCTGCTCGACGGCCTTGGTGGTGGCGTCCACGTCCTCGGTGTGGAAGTAGAGCTTCCAGCCGCCGGCGGCGGCGGGGTCGGGGCCCGGGCCGATCGCCGCCACCGAGCGGCCGCCCGCGCTGCAGATGTGGTAGTGCATCGCCTCGGCCCCGAGGTCCCGGAACTCCCAGTCCAGGACGGCCCGGTAGAACGCCACGGCGTCGTCCACGACGGGGGCCTCCAGGTCGACCCAGACCGGCGCGCCATGGGTGAAGTCGGTGGTCAGCACGTGTCCTCCTCGAAGTGAGCGCGGCCGTGACGGCCGTTCCCGTCCGCCCGCCGCTGGACTTCCCCCGGACCCTCCCAGTGTGACGCGGACCACTGACAGCCGCGGGTTTTCCACAGGCCCGCCCGGAGCGGCGGCGGGTTGTCGCAGCGGCGGAGTAGCGTGCGGGTTGTTCCGGCGGACGGCGGGAGGGGCGGGGCGGGATGGGCACGGCGGCGCGAACCGAGGGGCGGCCCGCGCCGGCCGTCGTGGACGGCGTGCTGGAGCGGATCACCTACGCCAACGAGGAGAACGGCTGGACGGTGGCCCGGGTGGACACCGGCCGCGGCGGCGGCGAACTCCTCACCGTGGTGGGCGCGTTGCTCGGCGCCCAGGTCGGCGAGTCGCTGCGGATGCAGGGCCGCTGGGGCAGCCATCCGCAGTACGGGCGGCAGTTCGTGGTCGAGAACTACACGACCGTCCTCCCCGCCACCGTCCAGGGCATCCGCCGCTACCTCGGCTCCGGGCTGATCAAGGGGATCGGCCCGCGGCTGGCCGAGCGGATCGTGGACCACTTCGGCGTCGACACCCTGGAGGTGATCGAGCAGCAGCCGGGGCGGCTGATCGAGGTGCCCAAGCTGGGCCCCAAGCGGACCAGGCTGATCGCCGCCGCGTGGGAGGAGCAGAAGGCCATCAAGGAGGTGATGGTCTTCCTCCAGGGCGTCGGGGTCTCCACC contains the following coding sequences:
- a CDS encoding ZIP family metal transporter; the encoded protein is MPVVVAAGAMLMTLLGGLVAGRVGDRRHLVLGLAAGLMLGVVAFDLIPEALHAADFQWFGVPSALVLATGGFLLLHIVERSIAIHRAHEGEYAAHSHDGRHLTGGPDGVPGQGHGHGHGHGAGHGHAHGHGFAIVDGRAQGLGLAAAGGLVVHSMMDGFAIGAAFQASNTIGAVVAVAVIAHDFADGFNTYTITSLYGNDRRRALTLLACDALAPIVGAAITLAFDIPEQVLGLYLGFFSGVLLYLATSDILPEAHAQHPSRATLVCTVAGAAFMWLVIGLAG
- a CDS encoding trypsin-like serine peptidase, whose product is MRISWRSRAALAVCGVLGGAVCAPAVAAAAAAPGSVSFAGAPRIGALFSGEPQPRHHFCTASVVDSPRRDLIVTAAHCLGGRAGSNPGAVFVPGYRDGRAPYGRWRIAQIFVDPHWSRSHDPDYDVAFATTAGSLPVEDAVGSEAIRFRPRAGGSAVAVGYPDRSERPVYCAARLSVFRAQRQLRFVCPGLPDGTSGGPLLARGAGGANGRETVLAVIGGYQQGGTTAGVSYASYLGSGIAALYRRAAAG
- a CDS encoding MarR family winged helix-turn-helix transcriptional regulator codes for the protein MDGRGDEAAELADAVQRASRRIRRETFHRLAPHGMTPSQGRALDVLARGRREGNGAEAVDEGTADAGTADAGGREMRLNELAERLRIAPRSATTVVDALEAAGLVERAPDPADRRATLLRLTAAGRESVQRLVAVRREVAEEYFAPLDPADRATALRALRAADAAAGPLRSGGARRVH
- a CDS encoding GNAT family N-acetyltransferase; translated protein: MGDLIIRPAVAEDLPALVAMLADDPLGAARESPDRPELYRAAFERIAADPNQYLAVAERGGRVVGTLQLTTIPGLSRRGTVRTVIEAVRVDASERGRGLGTELIEWAVAESRRRGAGLVQLTSDAGRTDAHRFYRRLGFVDSHVGFKLALPDAD
- a CDS encoding VOC family protein, producing the protein MLTTDFTHGAPVWVDLEAPVVDDAVAFYRAVLDWEFRDLGAEAMHYHICSAGGRSVAAIGPGPDPAAAGGWKLYFHTEDVDATTKAVEQAGGSVLVPPGDVGPMGRMAVLADPAGARFALWQPGTVPGLERVSEPGSLTWTELYTTDPAAVRRFYSTVFDWEFTDHEMPGLPGGGTYTVMSRAGKGSVEERTIGGIVPIVPEMASAGVTPLWQLYFAVADCDATVATARRHGAALVRPAMTVEGVGRWAHLTDPSGARFSVISEAPAG